The proteins below are encoded in one region of Castor canadensis chromosome 6, mCasCan1.hap1v2, whole genome shotgun sequence:
- the Tcof1 gene encoding treacle protein isoform X5 has protein sequence MAEARKRRELLPLIYQHLLQAGYVRAAREVKEQSGQKSFQTQPVTLLDIYTHWQQTSELGQKRKAEDDAALQAKKTRVSDPISSSESSEEEEEEAEAKTTKATPRLASMNSSTMATDLPLNLKEKVQAKTKKANKTVNSLPHPASGKAVVHLLSGKSPKKPAEPSANTILVSETEEEGSVLTLRTTARPGMVTADQASSSSEDTSSSNDETDVEVKPSVKPAQVKASPAPAKESSARAAPDPGKVGSVTPQVKGGALTPAERPMKPEKESESSEEESESEEEAPSKTPSQAKSSGKTAQVRAASSSTKESPQKRAPPASHTKTESAAAQVPAGRQEDSDSDSDSSSEESDSDGETPAPVTLTTSPAQAKPSGNILLVRPALSPAKGPLGKEAVPAPPQKAGPVTTQVKAEKTKEDSESSEDSSDSEEEAPAAMTPAQAKPDLGPQTKVSTRKKTSITPVSARITPVQIGTPAPWKAETVTSPVYPSSSTVAWGSQRPESEAIPAASVTQGKSVGKGLQGRAASGPGATSAHPGKREPTGAPVRAEASEDSESSEEESSSEEAAVTPTQAKPLGKTPQAKANPASTKATSVKGMVPGKTTTAVTQARQGTPAKGMPPVRTPQNSTVSVRGKVSVPPLEKAGTKEDSESSSKESESEEEEEEESAQVGPGESQAKPSEKIGQVRAASAPVKKSPQKGTPPVPQAKTAVAAQVQPRKQEDSDSDSDSSSEDSDSDGETPAAVTPAQDGTSNTARSKALAPAPAKKNTEGSSDSSDGELPSSQVIKTPPIFVNPNRGPAGPTATPTQSRASSSLKKAQATDSTTGSSSSESEDNKDMIPIRHSSTPAIRNNVVTVPAVPTRTAPRAGSSEECSRVPKGKKQEVATSQVTKRNLASLPLTQATLKVLSQKASEAQPPARTQSSSGGGGTVGALPMTRPQNTTVQARVTNKLRKPILPEGQQSTTTPSSHTKAKSPESSDDSEDSSDASSERKEDAKGPQMAKLTPRLAGPAPSRRETVVEETTAESSEDEVVAPSQSLLSGYVTPGLTLANSQASKATPRPDLNPSVSSATKDNPDGKQEPESQHAVGSMSPQTGREEASSGTTPQKPRKPRKGTVNSTASTQTLQSSITQHLLGQHWSLTEAQVQASVVKVLTELLEQERKKAAGTAKESGRKGQAGQKRKLSGDQLATGAPKSKKKKQPAVGEGGEGTVSPGKVSRTSKGKLKRDKTSDDVKKKEKGPPGSRGAKDKPEGELGMVEGGDQNDPKSKKEKKKSNKKKKDKDKKEKKKKAKKNTTKDPDLQFQKKKKKKKKTAEQAV, from the exons ATGGCCGAGGCCAGGAAGCGGCGGGAGCTGCTTCCCCTGATCTACCAGCATCTGCTGCAGGCGGGCTACGTGCGCGCGGCGCGGGAGGTGAAGGAACAGAGCGGCCAG AAGAGTTTCCAGACTCAGCCTGTCACCCTTTTGGACATCTATACACACTGGCAACA GACCTCAGAGCTTGGTCAGAAACGGAAGGCAGAGGACGATGCAGCGCTGCAAGCCAAGAAGACCCGTGTGTCAGACCCCATTAGCAGCTCAGAGAGctcagaagaggaggaggaggaagcagaagcCAAAACCACCAAAGCTA CCCCAAGACTAGCATCTATGAACTCCTCAACCATGGCAACAGATTTACCATTGAACCTGAAAGAAAAGGTCCAG GCAAAGACCAAGAAAGCCAACAAGACGGTGAACTCCCTGCCACACCCTGCCTCAGGAAAGGCGGTGGTGCACCTGCTCTCGGGGAAGTCTCCCAAGAAGCCAGCAGAGCCTTCGGCAAATACCATCTTGGTCTCAGAAACTGAGGAAGAGGGCAGTGTCTTGACCCTCAGAACTACTGCCAGGCCTG GGATGGTGACAGCGGACCAGGCCAGCAGCTCCAGTGAGGACACTTCCAGCTCGAACGATGAGACAGATGTGGAG GTGAAACCCTCAGTAAAACCAGCCCAGGTCAAAGCTTCGCCAGCCCCTGCCAAAGAGTCTTCAGCAAGGGCAGCCCCAGACCCTGGAAAGGTGGGCAGTGTGACTCCTCAGGTCAAAGGAGGTGCCCTGACCCCAGCTGAGAGGCCCATGAAGCCAGAAAAGGAGTCCGAGAGCAGTGAGGAGGAGTCTGAGAGTGAGGAGGAGGCCCCCTCGAAGACACCCAGCCAG GCAAAGTCCTCAGGGAAGACTGCTCAGGTCAGAGCTGCCTCATCCTCTACCAAGGAGTCCCCCCAGAAACGGGCCCCTCCGGCATCCCATACAAAGACAGAGTCTGCAGCTGCCCAGGTCCCagcagggaggcaggaggattcagaCTCGGATTCAGACAGCAGCAGTGAGGAGTCAGACAGTGATGGGGAGACACCGGCACCTGTGACCCTAACCACGAGCCCTGCTCAG GCAAAGCCCTCGGGGAATATCCTCCTGGTCAGACCTGCTTTGAGTCCTGCCAAGGGTCCCCTGGGGAAAGAGGCTGTCCCAGCACCCCCTCAGAAGGCAGGGCCTGTGACCACCCAGGTCAAGGCTGAAAAGACCAAGGAAGACTCAGAGAGCAGTGAGGATTCATCAGACAGTGAGGAGGAGGCACCAGCAGCTATGACTCCAGCTCAG GCAAAACCAGATCTGGGACCTCAAACCAAGGTTTCCACCAGGAAAAAAACCTCTATCACTCCTGTATCTGCCAGGATCACCCCAGTGCAAATAGGTACCCCAGCCCCCTGGAAAGCAGAAACAGTGACTTCTCCAGTCTACCCATCCTCCTCCACTGTGGCCTGGGGTTCCCAGAGGCCAGAGAGTGAGGCTATTCCTGCAGCATCAGTGACACAG GGGAAGTCTGTGGGGAAAGGCCTCCAAGGGAGAGCTGCCTCTGGGCCAGGGGCCACCTCAGCACACCCTGGGAAGAGGGAACCTACAGGTGCCCCAGTCAGAGCTGAGGCTTCCGAAGACTCTGAAAGCAGTGAAGAGGAATCCAGCAGTGAGGAGGCTGCAGTAACACCAACACAG gCAAAGCCCTTGGGGAAAACCCCTCAGGCCAAAGCCAATCCAGCTTCCACCAAGGCAACTTCAGTCAAAGGGATGGTGCCTGGAAAGACCACCACTGCAGTCACCCAAGCCAGACAGGGCACCCCTGCCAAG GGAATGCCACCTGTGAGAACCCCCCAAAACAGTACTGTCTCCGTGAGGGGCAAGGTGTCAGTGCCACCCTTGGAGAAGGCAGGGACAAAGGAGGACTCGGAGAGCAGCAGCAAGGAGTCTGagagtgaagaggaagaagaggaggagtcaGCCCAAGTAGGCCCGGGAGAGTCACAG GCAAAGCCTTCAGAGAAGATAGGTCAAGTTAGAGCTGCCTCAGCCCCTGTCAagaagtctccccaaaaagggaCCCCTCCAGTACCCCAAGCAAAGACAGCTGTAGCTGCCCAAGTCCAGCCGAGGAAGCAAGAGGACTCAGACTCTGATTCAGACAGTAGCAGCGAGGACTCGGACAGTGATGGGGAGACACCAGCAGCTGTGACCCCAGCCCAG GATGGTACTTCGAACACTGCCAGAAGCAAGGCCCTGGCCCCAGCACCTGCAAAGAAGAACACAGAAGGGTCCTCAGACAGCAGTGACGGGGAGCTGCCGTCAAGCCAG gtcaTTAAAACCCCTCCGATTTTTGTCAACCCTAATCGTGGTCCAGCTGGCCCAACTGCAACCCCCACACAATCCCGGGCCTCAAGCTCCCTGAAGAAAGCTCAGGCCACGGACAGCACCACTGGGAGCTCCTCCTCTGAGAGCGAGGACAACAAGGATATGATTCCCATCAGGCATTCCTCCACTCCTG CTATTAGAAACAATGTGGTAACTGTGCCTGCTGTCCCCACAAGGACAGCCCCCAGAGCTGGCAGCAGCGAGGAGTGCAGTCGAGTACCAAAAGGCAAGAAACAGGAGGTGGCGACCTCTCAG GTGACAAAGAGGAACCTGGCATCCCTCCCATTGACCCAAGCCACTCTGAAGGTCCTCTCCCAGAAGGCCAGTGAGGCCCAGCCTCCCGCCAGGACCCAATCGTCAAGTGGG GGTGGCGGTACTGTGGGAGCACTCCCTATGACACGTCCCCAGAACACCACTGTCCAGGCCAGAGTGACCAACAAGCTCAGAAAACCCATACTTCCTGAGGGCCAGCAGTCTACAACTACTCCCTCCAGCCACACCAAAGCCAAATCCCCTGAGAGCTCAGATGACAGCGAGGACAGCAGCGATGCCTCTTCAGAGCGCAAGGAGGATGCCAAGGGACCCCAGATGGCCAAGTTGACCCCCAGGCTGG CAGGTCCAGCCCCCTCCAGGAGGGAGACTGTGGTGGAGGAGACCACAGCAGAGTCCAGTGAGGATGAGGTGGTGGCACCTTCGCAG TCTCTCCTCTCAGGTTATGTGACCCCTGGGCTGACCCTAGCCAATTCCCAGGCTTCAAAGGCCACTCCCAGGCCAGACCTCAACCCCTCGGTTTCTTCTGCCACCAAAGATAACCCAGATGGCAAGCAGGAACCAGAGTCCCAACATGCAGTGGGCAGCATGTCCCCTCAAACAG GTAGAgaagaggccagctcaggcaccACACCTCAGAAGCCCCGGAAGCCCAGGAAGGGAACTGTGAACTCCACAGCTTCAACACAGACTCTACAGAGCAGCATCACACAGCACCTCCTGGGCCAGCACTGGTCCTTGACTGAGGCACAGGTGCAGGCGTCAGTGGTGAAGGTCCTGACGGAGTTGctagagcaagagagaaagaaggctGCAGGTACTGCCAAGGAGAGTGGCAGGAAGGGCCAAGCAGGCCAGAAGCGGAAGCTGTCTGGGGACCAGCTGGCTACTGGGGCCCCCAAGAGCAAGAAGAAGAAGCAGCCAGCAGTTGGGGAAGGTGGGGAGGGTACTGTTTCTCCAGGAAAGGTCTCAAGGACTTCCAAAGGGAAATTAAAGAGAGACAAAACAAGTGACGATgtcaagaagaaggagaagggaccTCCTGGCTCTCGAGGGGCCAAGGACAAGCCAGAAGGGGAGCTGGGAATGGTTGAGGGTGGAGATCAAAATGATCCAAAGagcaagaaggagaagaagaaatccAATAAGA aaaaaaaagacaaggacaaaaaggaaaagaagaagaaagcaaaaaagaatacaACCAAAGACCCTGACTTACAattccagaagaaaaagaagaaaaag AAGAAGACAGCGGAGCAGGCAGTATGA
- the Tcof1 gene encoding treacle protein isoform X4 produces the protein MAEARKRRELLPLIYQHLLQAGYVRAAREVKEQSGQKSFQTQPVTLLDIYTHWQQTSELGQKRKAEDDAALQAKKTRVSDPISSSESSEEEEEEAEAKTTKATPRLASMNSSTMATDLPLNLKEKVQAKTKKANKTVNSLPHPASGKAVVHLLSGKSPKKPAEPSANTILVSETEEEGSVLTLRTTARPGMVTADQASSSSEDTSSSNDETDVEVKPSVKPAQVKASPAPAKESSARAAPDPGKVGSVTPQVKGGALTPAERPMKPEKESESSEEESESEEEAPSKTPSQVKASEKILQVRAASVSAKGTPGKGTIPVPPGKAGSITTQAMARKPEQDLESSSEEESDSEEEMPVAMTPLQAKSSGKTAQVRAASSSTKESPQKRAPPASHTKTESAAAQVPAGRQEDSDSDSDSSSEESDSDGETPAPVTLTTSPAQAKPSGNILLVRPALSPAKGPLGKEAVPAPPQKAGPVTTQVKAEKTKEDSESSEDSSDSEEEAPAAMTPAQAKPDLGPQTKVSTRKKTSITPVSARITPVQIGTPAPWKAETVTSPVYPSSSTVAWGSQRPESEAIPAASVTQGKSVGKGLQGRAASGPGATSAHPGKREPTGAPVRAEASEDSESSEEESSSEEAAVTPTQAKPLGKTPQAKANPASTKATSVKGMVPGKTTTAVTQARQGTPAKGMPPVRTPQNSTVSVRGKVSVPPLEKAGTKEDSESSSKESESEEEEEEESAQVGPGESQAKPSEKIGQVRAASAPVKKSPQKGTPPVPQAKTAVAAQVQPRKQEDSDSDSDSSSEDSDSDGETPAAVTPAQDGTSNTARSKALAPAPAKKNTEGSSDSSDGELPSSQVIKTPPIFVNPNRGPAGPTATPTQSRASSSLKKAQATDSTTGSSSSESEDNKDMIPIRHSSTPAIRNNVVTVPAVPTRTAPRAGSSEECSRVPKGKKQEVATSQGGGTVGALPMTRPQNTTVQARVTNKLRKPILPEGQQSTTTPSSHTKAKSPESSDDSEDSSDASSERKEDAKGPQMAKLTPRLGPAPSRRETVVEETTAESSEDEVVAPSQSLLSGYVTPGLTLANSQASKATPRPDLNPSVSSATKDNPDGKQEPESQHAVGSMSPQTGREEASSGTTPQKPRKPRKGTVNSTASTQTLQSSITQHLLGQHWSLTEAQVQASVVKVLTELLEQERKKAAGTAKESGRKGQAGQKRKLSGDQLATGAPKSKKKKQPAVGEGGEGTVSPGKVSRTSKGKLKRDKTSDDVKKKEKGPPGSRGAKDKPEGELGMVEGGDQNDPKSKKEKKKSNKKKKDKDKKEKKKKAKKNTTKDPDLQFQKKKKKKKKTAEQAV, from the exons ATGGCCGAGGCCAGGAAGCGGCGGGAGCTGCTTCCCCTGATCTACCAGCATCTGCTGCAGGCGGGCTACGTGCGCGCGGCGCGGGAGGTGAAGGAACAGAGCGGCCAG AAGAGTTTCCAGACTCAGCCTGTCACCCTTTTGGACATCTATACACACTGGCAACA GACCTCAGAGCTTGGTCAGAAACGGAAGGCAGAGGACGATGCAGCGCTGCAAGCCAAGAAGACCCGTGTGTCAGACCCCATTAGCAGCTCAGAGAGctcagaagaggaggaggaggaagcagaagcCAAAACCACCAAAGCTA CCCCAAGACTAGCATCTATGAACTCCTCAACCATGGCAACAGATTTACCATTGAACCTGAAAGAAAAGGTCCAG GCAAAGACCAAGAAAGCCAACAAGACGGTGAACTCCCTGCCACACCCTGCCTCAGGAAAGGCGGTGGTGCACCTGCTCTCGGGGAAGTCTCCCAAGAAGCCAGCAGAGCCTTCGGCAAATACCATCTTGGTCTCAGAAACTGAGGAAGAGGGCAGTGTCTTGACCCTCAGAACTACTGCCAGGCCTG GGATGGTGACAGCGGACCAGGCCAGCAGCTCCAGTGAGGACACTTCCAGCTCGAACGATGAGACAGATGTGGAG GTGAAACCCTCAGTAAAACCAGCCCAGGTCAAAGCTTCGCCAGCCCCTGCCAAAGAGTCTTCAGCAAGGGCAGCCCCAGACCCTGGAAAGGTGGGCAGTGTGACTCCTCAGGTCAAAGGAGGTGCCCTGACCCCAGCTGAGAGGCCCATGAAGCCAGAAAAGGAGTCCGAGAGCAGTGAGGAGGAGTCTGAGAGTGAGGAGGAGGCCCCCTCGAAGACACCCAGCCAG GTAAAGGCTTCTGAGAAAATTCTCCAGGTTAGAGCTGCCTCAGTCTCTGCCAAAGGGACCCCTGGGAAAGGGACCATCCCAGTCCCTCCTGGAAAGGCAGGGTCCATAACCACACAGGCCATGGCAAGGAAGCCAGAGCAGGACCTAGAGAGCAGCAGTGAGGAGGAGTCTGACAGTGAGGAGGAGATGCCAGTGGCCATGACCCCACTTCAG GCAAAGTCCTCAGGGAAGACTGCTCAGGTCAGAGCTGCCTCATCCTCTACCAAGGAGTCCCCCCAGAAACGGGCCCCTCCGGCATCCCATACAAAGACAGAGTCTGCAGCTGCCCAGGTCCCagcagggaggcaggaggattcagaCTCGGATTCAGACAGCAGCAGTGAGGAGTCAGACAGTGATGGGGAGACACCGGCACCTGTGACCCTAACCACGAGCCCTGCTCAG GCAAAGCCCTCGGGGAATATCCTCCTGGTCAGACCTGCTTTGAGTCCTGCCAAGGGTCCCCTGGGGAAAGAGGCTGTCCCAGCACCCCCTCAGAAGGCAGGGCCTGTGACCACCCAGGTCAAGGCTGAAAAGACCAAGGAAGACTCAGAGAGCAGTGAGGATTCATCAGACAGTGAGGAGGAGGCACCAGCAGCTATGACTCCAGCTCAG GCAAAACCAGATCTGGGACCTCAAACCAAGGTTTCCACCAGGAAAAAAACCTCTATCACTCCTGTATCTGCCAGGATCACCCCAGTGCAAATAGGTACCCCAGCCCCCTGGAAAGCAGAAACAGTGACTTCTCCAGTCTACCCATCCTCCTCCACTGTGGCCTGGGGTTCCCAGAGGCCAGAGAGTGAGGCTATTCCTGCAGCATCAGTGACACAG GGGAAGTCTGTGGGGAAAGGCCTCCAAGGGAGAGCTGCCTCTGGGCCAGGGGCCACCTCAGCACACCCTGGGAAGAGGGAACCTACAGGTGCCCCAGTCAGAGCTGAGGCTTCCGAAGACTCTGAAAGCAGTGAAGAGGAATCCAGCAGTGAGGAGGCTGCAGTAACACCAACACAG gCAAAGCCCTTGGGGAAAACCCCTCAGGCCAAAGCCAATCCAGCTTCCACCAAGGCAACTTCAGTCAAAGGGATGGTGCCTGGAAAGACCACCACTGCAGTCACCCAAGCCAGACAGGGCACCCCTGCCAAG GGAATGCCACCTGTGAGAACCCCCCAAAACAGTACTGTCTCCGTGAGGGGCAAGGTGTCAGTGCCACCCTTGGAGAAGGCAGGGACAAAGGAGGACTCGGAGAGCAGCAGCAAGGAGTCTGagagtgaagaggaagaagaggaggagtcaGCCCAAGTAGGCCCGGGAGAGTCACAG GCAAAGCCTTCAGAGAAGATAGGTCAAGTTAGAGCTGCCTCAGCCCCTGTCAagaagtctccccaaaaagggaCCCCTCCAGTACCCCAAGCAAAGACAGCTGTAGCTGCCCAAGTCCAGCCGAGGAAGCAAGAGGACTCAGACTCTGATTCAGACAGTAGCAGCGAGGACTCGGACAGTGATGGGGAGACACCAGCAGCTGTGACCCCAGCCCAG GATGGTACTTCGAACACTGCCAGAAGCAAGGCCCTGGCCCCAGCACCTGCAAAGAAGAACACAGAAGGGTCCTCAGACAGCAGTGACGGGGAGCTGCCGTCAAGCCAG gtcaTTAAAACCCCTCCGATTTTTGTCAACCCTAATCGTGGTCCAGCTGGCCCAACTGCAACCCCCACACAATCCCGGGCCTCAAGCTCCCTGAAGAAAGCTCAGGCCACGGACAGCACCACTGGGAGCTCCTCCTCTGAGAGCGAGGACAACAAGGATATGATTCCCATCAGGCATTCCTCCACTCCTG CTATTAGAAACAATGTGGTAACTGTGCCTGCTGTCCCCACAAGGACAGCCCCCAGAGCTGGCAGCAGCGAGGAGTGCAGTCGAGTACCAAAAGGCAAGAAACAGGAGGTGGCGACCTCTCAG GGTGGCGGTACTGTGGGAGCACTCCCTATGACACGTCCCCAGAACACCACTGTCCAGGCCAGAGTGACCAACAAGCTCAGAAAACCCATACTTCCTGAGGGCCAGCAGTCTACAACTACTCCCTCCAGCCACACCAAAGCCAAATCCCCTGAGAGCTCAGATGACAGCGAGGACAGCAGCGATGCCTCTTCAGAGCGCAAGGAGGATGCCAAGGGACCCCAGATGGCCAAGTTGACCCCCAGGCTGG GTCCAGCCCCCTCCAGGAGGGAGACTGTGGTGGAGGAGACCACAGCAGAGTCCAGTGAGGATGAGGTGGTGGCACCTTCGCAG TCTCTCCTCTCAGGTTATGTGACCCCTGGGCTGACCCTAGCCAATTCCCAGGCTTCAAAGGCCACTCCCAGGCCAGACCTCAACCCCTCGGTTTCTTCTGCCACCAAAGATAACCCAGATGGCAAGCAGGAACCAGAGTCCCAACATGCAGTGGGCAGCATGTCCCCTCAAACAG GTAGAgaagaggccagctcaggcaccACACCTCAGAAGCCCCGGAAGCCCAGGAAGGGAACTGTGAACTCCACAGCTTCAACACAGACTCTACAGAGCAGCATCACACAGCACCTCCTGGGCCAGCACTGGTCCTTGACTGAGGCACAGGTGCAGGCGTCAGTGGTGAAGGTCCTGACGGAGTTGctagagcaagagagaaagaaggctGCAGGTACTGCCAAGGAGAGTGGCAGGAAGGGCCAAGCAGGCCAGAAGCGGAAGCTGTCTGGGGACCAGCTGGCTACTGGGGCCCCCAAGAGCAAGAAGAAGAAGCAGCCAGCAGTTGGGGAAGGTGGGGAGGGTACTGTTTCTCCAGGAAAGGTCTCAAGGACTTCCAAAGGGAAATTAAAGAGAGACAAAACAAGTGACGATgtcaagaagaaggagaagggaccTCCTGGCTCTCGAGGGGCCAAGGACAAGCCAGAAGGGGAGCTGGGAATGGTTGAGGGTGGAGATCAAAATGATCCAAAGagcaagaaggagaagaagaaatccAATAAGA aaaaaaaagacaaggacaaaaaggaaaagaagaagaaagcaaaaaagaatacaACCAAAGACCCTGACTTACAattccagaagaaaaagaagaaaaag AAGAAGACAGCGGAGCAGGCAGTATGA